The following proteins are encoded in a genomic region of Leptospira ryugenii:
- a CDS encoding 7TM diverse intracellular signaling domain-containing protein has product MSIGSAHQLSKDKNRKFILDLCILNCLMFMGFYHLGLYFTRRNDKSPLYFALFSFIVAIRTLSIDDRLLLDFAPLLNFSVINKIDYFTFFISGTFFLKFVESLFPDESNPKLSRWLHFFYLPPSLLVLFTSMYTYGRAVTYVEIGIFLSIIYIAHIIVKALKNHKVGAKLFLSGFIILTITAINDILKGKAVVYTPYTLGYGFTIFIIFQASILIRKYSFAFIKSEELARDLEDKVIKRTAELQTTLEQVKELKFQQDGDYFLTSQLLKPLSKNKADSTSISITFLTRQKKRFQFREWHEEIGGDLCMSNQIILGEKKYTVLVNADAMGKSLLGASGALVFGSVFESIINRNQNTKETQYETPDQWIKQTFLELHRVFETFDGSMLVSLVLVLIEEKSRSLFMINADHPPAVLYRDVKAVFLSPEQFLRKLGTIGANENISVLQYQLFPNDILILGSDGRDDLLIKSNDGTFLFNENDSLFLSQVEKCRGDLESIYNEMMKIGVLYDDLTLIKISVHS; this is encoded by the coding sequence ATTAGCATTGGTTCAGCACATCAACTTTCAAAGGATAAAAATCGTAAATTTATCCTGGATCTTTGCATTCTAAACTGTTTAATGTTTATGGGATTCTATCACCTAGGACTTTATTTTACCAGACGGAATGATAAATCTCCTCTTTATTTTGCTCTTTTTTCTTTTATCGTAGCAATTCGAACTTTAAGTATAGATGATCGATTGCTCTTAGATTTTGCTCCGTTGTTAAATTTTTCGGTAATTAACAAGATTGATTATTTTACTTTTTTTATTAGTGGTACTTTTTTTCTAAAATTTGTAGAATCTTTGTTCCCAGATGAATCGAATCCTAAACTTTCTCGATGGCTTCATTTTTTTTATCTTCCACCATCATTACTTGTTTTGTTTACCTCTATGTATACGTATGGTCGGGCAGTTACCTATGTGGAAATAGGAATATTTTTATCAATTATCTATATTGCCCATATCATAGTTAAAGCATTAAAAAATCATAAAGTAGGAGCAAAGTTATTCCTTTCTGGATTTATTATCCTAACAATCACTGCCATAAATGATATTCTAAAAGGGAAAGCAGTCGTATACACTCCGTACACATTGGGATATGGATTTACAATTTTTATCATTTTTCAAGCATCTATCTTAATTAGAAAGTATTCGTTTGCTTTTATTAAATCCGAAGAATTAGCAAGGGATTTGGAGGATAAGGTAATCAAAAGAACTGCAGAATTGCAGACTACATTAGAGCAGGTGAAAGAACTGAAGTTTCAACAGGATGGAGATTATTTTTTGACATCCCAATTATTAAAGCCTTTGAGTAAAAATAAAGCAGATTCAACCTCTATCAGTATAACGTTTCTTACTCGTCAAAAGAAAAGATTTCAGTTTCGGGAATGGCATGAAGAAATTGGAGGAGATCTTTGTATGTCAAACCAGATAATACTTGGAGAAAAGAAATATACAGTACTAGTTAATGCAGATGCAATGGGAAAGTCTCTGCTGGGAGCAAGTGGAGCACTTGTATTCGGAAGTGTTTTTGAATCTATCATAAATCGAAATCAAAATACAAAGGAGACCCAATATGAGACTCCTGATCAATGGATAAAGCAAACATTTCTCGAATTACATCGCGTTTTTGAAACATTTGATGGTTCTATGCTTGTGTCTCTAGTGCTTGTTCTCATTGAAGAAAAGTCTCGGTCTCTTTTTATGATCAATGCTGATCATCCTCCTGCAGTTTTGTATCGTGATGTTAAGGCGGTATTTTTATCGCCCGAACAATTTTTAAGAAAACTGGGTACAATTGGTGCCAATGAAAATATCTCAGTGTTACAATACCAACTTTTCCCAAATGATATACTGATTTTAGGATCAGATGGTAGAGATGATTTATTAATTAAATCAAATGATGGAACATTTCTTTTCAATGAAAATGATTCATTATTCTTATCACAAGTAGAGAAATGTAGAGGCGACCTTGAGTCTATTTATAATGAAATGATGAAGATTGGAGTATTATATGATGATCTAACTTTGATAAAAATTAGTGTGCATTCTTAA
- a CDS encoding Lcl domain-containing protein: MKYSNLFFRQKIIIISVILLPFIFHTSCQRQELNNQCDPKSSQFNSLHIRKYINGETAFSCWSPLLTFFSNQNDITTFIFKDSTNELSNTYVGKIEGSSITVNLPYGIISSAIPSFTTNARTVTIGNEVLTSDTSSVDFSNPIMIRTSSENGSFKIYKITVNPIFPLTDTGQIGCWDAGGNPQTCVGSGNDGEFTNTPNGRAFSGPKASNEYPNDYTTRNKVSGLLWKTCTEGKSGSTCSGGTATTQFWTSSSNLCSSLNSLNNGAGFAGKKNWRLPTILELASLNNYQNTSPTIDNNFFPQSVGSGYWSNTVNKSTVGNYQYVNFLNTTIGDFPDATAGNARCVSGNLPPNQSFTDNGDGTITDNRTSLLWQKCSDGLSGTNCTIGSANNSTWTIANSNCIGLTTNGKSWRLPNVIELYSIFDESISTSPYINSLFPNTTSTQYWSSTTYTSATTTGVLVYFNTGSAANLSKATTRPFRCVSN; this comes from the coding sequence ATGAAATATTCAAATTTATTCTTCCGCCAAAAGATAATAATCATCTCAGTTATCCTGCTTCCCTTCATCTTTCATACCTCTTGTCAAAGACAGGAACTAAACAATCAGTGCGATCCCAAATCAAGTCAGTTTAATAGTTTACACATAAGAAAATATATAAATGGCGAGACAGCCTTTTCTTGCTGGTCGCCATTACTAACTTTTTTTTCCAATCAAAATGATATAACAACGTTTATCTTCAAAGATTCCACAAACGAACTTTCGAATACTTATGTAGGTAAAATCGAAGGTTCAAGTATAACGGTAAATTTACCATATGGTATCATTTCGTCTGCTATTCCGTCTTTCACTACCAATGCTCGTACGGTAACGATAGGAAATGAGGTGCTGACAAGCGATACCTCTAGTGTGGATTTTTCTAATCCGATCATGATTAGGACTAGCTCAGAAAATGGCAGTTTCAAAATTTACAAGATTACCGTTAATCCTATTTTTCCGCTCACTGACACAGGACAAATTGGTTGTTGGGACGCAGGTGGTAACCCACAGACCTGTGTAGGCTCAGGAAATGATGGTGAGTTTACCAATACTCCGAATGGTCGCGCCTTTTCTGGACCTAAAGCTTCAAACGAGTATCCAAATGATTATACAACTCGGAACAAAGTTTCAGGACTTCTTTGGAAAACTTGTACAGAGGGAAAATCAGGTTCTACTTGTTCCGGAGGAACCGCCACGACTCAGTTTTGGACTTCCTCTTCAAATTTATGTTCATCTCTTAATTCTTTAAATAATGGAGCAGGCTTTGCTGGAAAAAAAAATTGGAGGCTCCCAACCATTCTAGAACTCGCAAGTTTAAACAACTACCAGAACACTTCACCTACAATAGATAATAATTTTTTTCCCCAATCTGTTGGATCAGGATATTGGTCAAATACAGTAAACAAATCAACTGTAGGTAATTATCAATATGTGAATTTTCTGAATACCACCATAGGTGATTTTCCCGACGCAACAGCGGGTAATGCTCGATGTGTTTCGGGAAATCTTCCTCCAAACCAGAGTTTTACGGACAATGGAGATGGTACCATTACAGATAATCGCACATCTCTTTTATGGCAAAAATGCTCAGACGGTTTATCGGGAACAAATTGCACCATAGGATCGGCAAATAATTCTACTTGGACAATTGCAAACTCTAACTGCATAGGATTGACCACAAATGGAAAGAGTTGGAGATTGCCAAATGTGATTGAGCTTTATAGTATATTTGATGAAAGTATAAGCACAAGCCCATACATAAATTCTTTATTTCCAAATACAACTTCAACTCAGTATTGGTCTTCTACAACATATACATCTGCAACCACTACAGGTGTTCTAGTTTATTTCAATACTGGAAGCGCAGCAAATTTATCAAAAGCAACGACTAGACCCTTCCGCTGCGTGAGTAATTAG